A window from Citrus sinensis cultivar Valencia sweet orange chromosome 5, DVS_A1.0, whole genome shotgun sequence encodes these proteins:
- the LOC102621641 gene encoding shikimate O-hydroxycinnamoyltransferase-like, with amino-acid sequence MEIQIEKSTTVCPAQETPKHCLQSSVLDLLPRAAHIPGFYFFRQRQPNDSSNFFEAGLLKESLSEVLVPFYPMAGRLGRDQNGRIEIKCNGEGALFVEAKTSCVLEDLEDFESSLKIQKLVPTVDYNGDISSYPLLVAQVTYFKCGGVCLTVSMHHTLTDATSIFHFINTWAEMTRGVPISNPPSIDRTLLGIGVPTFPKFHHIEYDPPPSMNVPTQNVELEANPKPISSAILNLSVDQVNTLKAKSKQDHGTTNKFTRFEILAAHIWRCLCKARGLSNDQASKLHIPITGRSRLNPLLPFGYIGNVTFTGATIGLAGDIQSESLNYTTERIHKAIKRMDNEYLKSALAYLNQQPDLTVLKRGAHTFKCPNLNISYMFHMPIFDVNFGWGRPVFFRSLTPLDGTMHVFPSPSRDGSLYVVVNLESQHMQLFKKLFYEIFSQC; translated from the exons ATGGAAATTCAAATAGAAAAGTCAACAACGGTATGCCCTGCCCAGGAAACGCCAAAGCATTGCCTACAAAGTTCTGTACTGGACCTATTGCCGCGGGCAGCTCACATTCCCGGGTTTTATTTCTTTAGGCAGAGGCAGCCGAATGATTCTTCTAATTTCTTTGAAGCTGGTTTGCTGAAAGAATCATTGAGCGAAGTCCTCGTGCCATTTTATCCAATGGCTGGGAGATTGGGAAGAGATCAAAATGGCAGAATTGAGATCAAATGTAATGGAGAGGGTGCTTTGTTTGTGGAGGCTAAAACAAGTTGTGTTCTTGAGGATTTGGAAGACTTTGAATCAAGCCTGAAGATTCAGAAACTTGTTCCAACAGTTGATTATAACGGAGATATATCTTCTTATCCATTACTGGTGGCACAG GTAACCTATTTTAAATGTGGAGGAGTTTGTCTTACCGTTTCAATGCACCATACGTTAACCGATGCAACTTCAATATTCCACTTCATCAATACATGGGCTGAGATGACACGTGGTGTCCCCATTAGTAATCCACCGTCGATTGATCGAACATTACTAGGTATTGGGGTCCCAACTTTTCCCAAATTCCACCATATAGAATATGACCCACCTCCTTCCATGAATGTCCCTACTCAAAATGTAGAACTCGAAGCAAATCCTAAACCCATTTCCTCCGCTATCCTTAATCTATCAGTTGATCAAGTCAACACACTTAAGGCAAAATCAAAGCAAGATCATGGAACCACAAATAAGTTTACCAGGTTCGAGATACTAGCTGCACATATATGGCGTTGCTTGTGTAAAGCTCGTGGACTTTCTAATGATCAAGCCAGCAAGTTACACATTCCAATAACTGGACGGTCTAGACTGAATCCGCTGCTTCCGTTTGGGTATATTGGCAATGTAACCTTCACTGGTGCAACAATCGGCTTAGCAGGTGATATCCAATCAGAATCGTTAAATTATACTACAGAAAGAATTCATAAAGCAATAAAACGAATGGataatgaatatttaaagTCAGCTCTTGCTTACCTAAACCAACAACCAGATTTAACAGTTTTAAAACGAGGAGCGCACACTTTTAAGTGTCCTAATCTCAATATTTCCTATATGTTTCATATGCCTATTTTTGATGTAAATTTTGGGTGGGGGAGGCCAGTGTTTTTTAGGTCACTTACCCCTTTAGATGGGACAATGCATGTTTTTCCTAGTCCAAGCAGGGATGGGAGCTTATATGTGGTTGTAAACTTGGAAAGCCAACACATGCAGCTTTTCAAGAAGTTGTTTTATGAGATCTTTTCACAATGCTAG